The DNA window CTGCAAAAATCCGCATCGAAGATGAAAGACTGGTCGAGACCGTCAGGAACATCCACGAGAACGGAGGGAATCTCGGGTCGACCGGTTGGGGAGGCGTCTGGTCCAGGGACAAGGCTGAGGCCGCGCTGCTCAGGACCCACAGCACCGTGAGCAGCATCAGATACATCGCGGAGCACCCGGACGCGCCCCGCAAAGCCTTCTCGATATCCAGGATCTTCAGGAAGGAGTCCATAGATGCGACGCACCTTCCCGAATTCACCCAGATAGAGGGAATAATCATCGATGAGCATGCGGATTTCGACATGCTGATAACGATCATCAGGGAATTCTACGCCAAGATGGGATTCGATCAGATCAGGATACGCCCGGCATATTTCCCGTACACCGAGCCTTCACTGGAGTTGGAGGTTTTCTTCAACGGAAAGTGGATGGAATTGGGCGGCGCAGGGATATTCAGGCCGGAGGTTACCGAGCCGCTTGGAGTGAAATGCCCGGTTCTGGCTTGGGGATTCGGGTTCGAGAGGTTGGCGATGCTGAAATGGAACATCAAAGACATCAGGGATCTGTACATCTCCGATCTGGATGCCCTCAAGGCCAACACGATATTCTGAATCGGACGTCAGGTTTCGAGGCCTCCGCGGACATCTCCAGGGCGCCGGCTCTTTCCGGTCTCCCCAGAGCTCTGTTCGCTATGGCTTCCTCTTCGGACGCCTCCCCAAGCCTGAAGAGGCACCCAGTATCCATCATACGGCGTCTGGCGATCCTCAGATAAACCAAAGCTTCGGCGTGCCTCCCGACTGAGTTCATGCATTTCCCCAGCGTAAGCGGCGTGTCGCAATCGGTGGAATAGCAGTTCAGCGCCTTGGCGAGCGCTTCTTCCTTTTTTCCCTCGGCCAAAAGCGTCTCGGCCCTCATGGCTTCGGATCTGTCGCTCGTGTCCGCCGTCTTCAGGGCTTCCCATGCCAAGGCCGCATCATCAAGACGGACGGCGAGGAGCGCGGCATACAGGGACAGCTCGCAATCCCCTGTGGATCTTATCAGTATGAGCATGGAATCCAGGATATCCCCGCTTTTGGAATCGGCGATCTCGAATCTGTGCTCATATGCCAGCCTGAGAGCTTCTCTGTTCCTCCCTGACAAGGTCAGATGGCGGAGCCTCTCCGGAAGGTCTTCCCAGTCTCCGCTGTACAGGTCCGCCGCCGCGCTGTGCCACTGCTCCATCTCGCCTTCCTTCGCCGTTCCGAGGAATCTTTCCTTGGATTCGGGGTTGATGGAAAGGCATCCTTTGCTGTCGAAGGGGAATCCCGCCCCATCCACGCCGGTTTCCTGGCGGCTAAGTTTCCTTCTGAGAACGCACAGCATCCCCATTGTTCTCCTGTCCTCAGGAGTCATTATACACATGGATTCGGCGCTCATGCGGTCTATCGATTGGCGGAGGACCAACTCCGACCTCGGGATCCCGGACGCTTCGAGCTCATCCAGCAGTTTGTCCAGGATTTTCTGCCCGCTTTCCGTCAGGAGATATATTTTCCGTTTCACTCTGCTTCTCGATCCCTTCACTCTGGCGAGCCCTTCCTTGACTTCCCCCATCTTTTTCATGCGTATCAGCACGGTGCAAGCGTGGGAACGGGTGATTCCGAGTGCGGCGGCAGTTCCATCCTGGGTGATATCTTCGGGGGCGCCGTATTCCATCCCTATGTCCAAGTATCCGAATTTGGACAGGTGCAGCAGCATCTTTTGGTGGATCGTGAAATCGTACATGGGCCTAATCCGTGCGGGCACGCGTATAACCTATTCCCGCTCTCCATAAGATTGTTAAAACCGGCCGGCAATCAGGCTGCGATGTCGCGCCTCCTGATATGTTCCGAAGTCGATCTCCCGTCCGTAAACATGAGGTCCTGCCTAATAAAAAAGGGAGGCTGGGAGGATCTGGGTTCGGAAGGAGGCATCTCCTACATGATGAAGGGGAATGCCGCGATGATGTCCATCTCTGACATGCACATCCGCCATGAGCTGCCGGAGGAGGAAGCGGAGAAGTTCGGGATATCCGTGGACGACATTGTGGTGATGTCCAAGCACTCCGCGAAAAGCGGGACTCCGGCTCTGACGGCACATCCCATCGGCAATTACCATGAGAATGAGTTCGGAGGCCGTGCCGAGACCCTTGCCCCAGCATCGCCGGCTTTGATGACCGACGCTCTGAGACGCATCTGCGCGTACAACAAGGAGGAAGGGACGCAGACCTGCTTCGAAGTCACCCACCACGGACCTTTCTCAAAGAAGCCGATATTTTACATAGAGATAGGCAGCGACGCATCAAATTGGGGCAACATGGCCGCCGCCTCGACGCTCGCCGACGTGATATCCGATCTGGATTCAGACAATGGCGCGCTCAGATTGGTGGGCGTCGGAGGGGGCCATTATGCTCCGCGCTTCACCGAGGTCGCCTTGAAATACAGAGTATCGTTCGGCCACATGGTCCCGAATTACCAGCTGGAGGGCAGGGACGACGAGGACATAGCCAGGATGCTGAGGGACGCCTGCGAAGCCACAGGAACGAAAACGGTGTATATGCACAGGAAATCGATGAAGAAGCCGGAGGAAAAACGCATCTCCGGCATCATCGCATCGGCGGGGTTGGAGCAGGTCCAGTCCGCCGATTTGGATCCTCTCAGTGGGAATCCACGAAGGTCCCGGCGATATCTTTGCCTAGGATGGCGTTCCTCAATTCGTTGAGGTCGCGGCCGTCGACTATCAGAATATCTATCCTGTTCTCTTTGGCAATCTTCACGCCCAGCGGATCGAAGACGCTGGATTTGGACGCGCCGTGCTCCTTGTAGACTATGTCGCTCAGCTCGTCGATGGTCATCCGGGATATTTTCTTCGCGTCAGGGTTCTTCCGCGGGTCGTCGGTGTAAACGCCGTCCACCGAAGTGGCGTTGATCAGCCTGGACGCTCCGAGGGCTTTCGCCACCATGGCGGTGACTGCATCGGTGGTATGTCCGGGGGTGGTCCCTCCCATCACGGATATTCTCTTGCCGTCTTTAGCCAGCTCCTCAGGATTCCTGCAGACGTCGTCTGGCATATCCCCCAAGGCCAAGGCCAGCAGCTGAGCGTTCATCCTTGTGGCGGCGATCCCAAGGATGTCCTGCGCGTATGTGTCGCCGCCCAGCTCCTTTGCTATCCCAGCATAATATCTGGCGGTCTTCCCTCCGCCGCAGATGACCGCGAGCCTGGAGTCCGCGGACGCCTCCTTCAGCATCGCCGCTAACCGCGAAATATATCCGGAATCATTTTCGCCCGGCACCAGTATGGAGCCTCCAATTGATACTACGACGCTGTCCGTTCGGATCACCTGTTTTCTTGGCTGGATTGACCTGGAGTTGTTAAAGTGTGCGGTCCGACAGGCGCCAAAACATATACCAATGACATCGCCGATTCGGTGTCGAGGCGGTTTTTCCGCAAGATAGGGGGTTTCAGATGGAAAGGAAGGACCTCATAACGCTGGCCGCTGTCGCCGTGATAATCGTCGCCGTGATAGCTTTGGGAGTTGTGCTCTTGGGGCACGGAGGATCGGAAGAGAACAATTCCAAAACGATAACCTACCATGGCAATGGTGGCTTGTACGATGGGAACGACGTATTCTATTCGGGAACCATAACCGCCGAGCCCAACAGATTCGTGCGCCAAGGATACTCCTTCGCAGGCTGGAACACCAAATCCGACGGCACCGGAGATTATTACCCGGAAGGCAAAATGGTCGAGCTGGGGATGAGCCTGTACGCGCAATGGACTTTGAACTCGTCGTCCTGACCTGCGCAAAACCTCTTCTCTTTTCATCATCGCTTTTTGCCCGGGTTTCCGGGCGATTTCTCCTACTGGCAACGTATAAATAAGGGATTAAAATCTGAATCATCTCGTCCACTTGAGGTGAGAAGAATGGGAGAAACGAATTCCGAAGACAAAGCGAAATACGATTTCAAGAAAGACATGGAAGAGATCAGGAAGTACCGCGGAAGAGGGACTGAGCTGGTCTCCTGCTACGTGCCGGAAGGGAAGCAGATCTCCGAGGTCATGGCATACCTGAGGAACGAGCAGTCGCAGGCGTCCAACATCAAGTCCAAGACTACGATGAAGAACGTCACGAGCGCCATCGATTCCATAGCGGCTCGACTCAAAACTTTCAAGGCGCCCCCGGCGAACGGCATAGTCATCTTCTGCGGCGAGGTCCCCAGAGCGGGAGACCAGACGAAGATGGTCCAATATGTCATCTACCCTCCGGAGCCTATAACGGCGTTCCTGTACAGGTGCGATTCCCAATTCTTCACAGATCCGCTCGAAACGATGCTTCTCGACAAGAAGTGCTACGGGCTGATCACCATCGACAGATCCGAAGCCACGCTCGGGATACTGTCAGGAAGCAGGATCCAAGTGCTCAAGCATTTCGATTCTCTCGTACCCAGCAAGCACCACCAGGGAGGTCAGTCATCGGTCCGTTTCGAGAGGCTGATCGAAATCGCCGCGCACGAATTCTTCGTCAAAGTCGCCGACAACTGCACCGAGGTCTTCCTCAACAGGCCCGAACTGCTTGGCATCCTCGTCGGAGGCCCCGGCGCAACCAAGGAGTTCTTCGTCAAGGAGGAGTTCCTCCACCACGAGCTGAGAAAGAAAGTGGTTTCCCCGCTCGTCGATACCGGATACACGGACGAATCGGGGCTCAGAGAGCTTGTGGAGAACGCGAAAGACATCATAATCGACATGCAGCTCACCAAGGAGAAGATGTACATGCAGAGGCTTTTCTCCGAGATCAGGAAAGCCGACGGCGGTCTTTCATGCTACGGCGAGAACGAGGTCAGAGCGGCCACAGATATGGGCGCGGTCGATATCCTTCTGCTTTCCGAGGCGCTCAAGAAGAGGCGCATCACTGTTCAGTGCCCTTCAGGCCACACCCATGAGCTGACTGTCGACAATTCCGATGATAAGGTCCAGTGCCCCGAGTGCGGCATGAACGCGACGATAACCAAGGACGAGGACCTCATCGACGATTTCTTCCTCAGGGCGGATGCATTCAACACCCGCGTCCAGATCATTTCCCCAGATTCCGAAGAGGGGGACATGCTAATCAAAGCGTTCGGCGGAGTCGCGGCGCTTCTCAGATACAAGGTGATGTGATTGACAGCGATGGACGATTTCGAATCGGAAGTGGCGGCGGCCGTATCCGCTGCGTTGAAGGAGATGGGCGCGGAAGACATCAAGTTCGCGGTGGAAGCGTCTTCCATAGAGGGCTCCGACGTCTCCGTGCCGTGCTTCCCCATGGCAAAGCAGATGCGGAAAGCCCCTCAGGCGATATCCGAGGAGCTCTCCTCCAAAATCAACCCGTCGGGTCTCATAAAGTCTGTTTCGGCGGCCGGCGGCTTCCTGAATTTCTGCGTCGATCCCGCCGAACTCGTGAAGGATACACTCGGCGAGATATGTTCCAAAGGCCGCGATTACGGTTCTATGCCCAAGTCTGGCCTCAGAGTCAATGTGGAGCATACCTCAACCAACCCTACAGGGCCAATCCACGTCGGTCGCGCCCGCAATCCCATCATAGGGGATACTCTGGCCAGATGCCTCAAGAAATGCGGGCACGACGTGATGACCGAATACTATGTCAACGACGTGGGAAAGCAGGTGGTCGTCCTGACCTGGGGCGTCAACAACGCTACCAAAGAGGAAGTCGCCGCCGAAGTCGAGGAGCACGCCAGAACGATCGGCCAGAATGAGCGCCCCAGGGACAAGACAGACCACAACCTCGTCGCCAACTATCGCGTCGCCAACAAGAAGATGGAATCGGATCCTGCCGTCAAGGAGCAGATCACTTCGATGCTCAGGGGATTCGAGGCCGGCGACAGCGAAGTCATAAGCACCGTCCGCCACACGGCGGAGATAATGCTGGACGGCCTCAGGGAGACCCTTTCCAACATCAACGTCGCCCTCGACAGATACACCTGGGAATCCGGATACATAGCCGACGGTTCCGCTAGGGATGTCGTCGAGAAGCTCAAAGCCTCCGAATACGCGGGCACCACCGACGACGGCGCCTGCTATGTGGACCTCAAGGAT is part of the Candidatus Methanomethylophilaceae archaeon genome and encodes:
- a CDS encoding D-aminoacyl-tRNA deacylase, giving the protein MSRLLICSEVDLPSVNMRSCLIKKGGWEDLGSEGGISYMMKGNAAMMSISDMHIRHELPEEEAEKFGISVDDIVVMSKHSAKSGTPALTAHPIGNYHENEFGGRAETLAPASPALMTDALRRICAYNKEEGTQTCFEVTHHGPFSKKPIFYIEIGSDASNWGNMAAASTLADVISDLDSDNGALRLVGVGGGHYAPRFTEVALKYRVSFGHMVPNYQLEGRDDEDIARMLRDACEATGTKTVYMHRKSMKKPEEKRISGIIASAGLEQVQSADLDPLSGNPRRSRRYLCLGWRSSIR
- the pyrH gene encoding UMP kinase, with translation MRTDSVVVSIGGSILVPGENDSGYISRLAAMLKEASADSRLAVICGGGKTARYYAGIAKELGGDTYAQDILGIAATRMNAQLLALALGDMPDDVCRNPEELAKDGKRISVMGGTTPGHTTDAVTAMVAKALGASRLINATSVDGVYTDDPRKNPDAKKISRMTIDELSDIVYKEHGASKSSVFDPLGVKIAKENRIDILIVDGRDLNELRNAILGKDIAGTFVDSH
- a CDS encoding InlB B-repeat-containing protein, whose protein sequence is MERKDLITLAAVAVIIVAVIALGVVLLGHGGSEENNSKTITYHGNGGLYDGNDVFYSGTITAEPNRFVRQGYSFAGWNTKSDGTGDYYPEGKMVELGMSLYAQWTLNSSS
- the prf1 gene encoding peptide chain release factor aRF-1, coding for MGETNSEDKAKYDFKKDMEEIRKYRGRGTELVSCYVPEGKQISEVMAYLRNEQSQASNIKSKTTMKNVTSAIDSIAARLKTFKAPPANGIVIFCGEVPRAGDQTKMVQYVIYPPEPITAFLYRCDSQFFTDPLETMLLDKKCYGLITIDRSEATLGILSGSRIQVLKHFDSLVPSKHHQGGQSSVRFERLIEIAAHEFFVKVADNCTEVFLNRPELLGILVGGPGATKEFFVKEEFLHHELRKKVVSPLVDTGYTDESGLRELVENAKDIIIDMQLTKEKMYMQRLFSEIRKADGGLSCYGENEVRAATDMGAVDILLLSEALKKRRITVQCPSGHTHELTVDNSDDKVQCPECGMNATITKDEDLIDDFFLRADAFNTRVQIISPDSEEGDMLIKAFGGVAALLRYKVM
- a CDS encoding arginine--tRNA ligase; its protein translation is MDDFESEVAAAVSAALKEMGAEDIKFAVEASSIEGSDVSVPCFPMAKQMRKAPQAISEELSSKINPSGLIKSVSAAGGFLNFCVDPAELVKDTLGEICSKGRDYGSMPKSGLRVNVEHTSTNPTGPIHVGRARNPIIGDTLARCLKKCGHDVMTEYYVNDVGKQVVVLTWGVNNATKEEVAAEVEEHARTIGQNERPRDKTDHNLVANYRVANKKMESDPAVKEQITSMLRGFEAGDSEVISTVRHTAEIMLDGLRETLSNINVALDRYTWESGYIADGSARDVVEKLKASEYAGTTDDGACYVDLKDFGVQGKNTKFTFTRSDGTTLYTTSDLAYHLDKFTRADRVIDVLGEDQKLGSKQLCSALEILGSDRMPEPLFYAFVSLPEGKMSTRKGVVVYLDDLIDEAVERAYAEISKRRSDMSEERMREIARVIGVGAIRYNIVRVQPEKQFVFKWEDALNFDGNSGPYIQYVHARACSMLRKAGDFERDVDPSKLTDEYELKLVKALSKYGSVIRKAGDEMKVHLMPAYGHEVASAFNQFYAAVSVLDAGPRRNARLTLVECAKTVLADVLDCLGMGAPEEM